CGGGCAGAGCTATTGTTCCTACCCTTGTCTGCTCTGGAACGCAGGCCCAGGAGGATAGGACTGGCACGGGCACCAAGTGACACATGGCTGAAGGCAGCCAGAGAGTCAGACAGGAGCCATCTGGGGAGATGGGGTGGCCAAGGCCTGGCACCCTTTCAGCCCGAGTCTTAAGCTGATTTCGGGCACCAAAGCTGAGTGAGTGTGGGTGCGCCAAGGCCAGGCATTTCCTTGAAGCTCCTGGAAAACCTTCCTTCTCACAAGTTCAGTGGGCCAGCGCTTGGTGACTAGACCTAGGTTCAAATTAGAGCTGCGGTCTGTGCAGTTAACTGCTCTTCCAGCTCCCAGCTGTGAGTTAGAAAGACACTGTTACCCACAGGGTTGTGTAAGTTGCTGGTAGAAGGTATTCGAGAAAGGCCCATCTCTGTTCTGTGGGGATGGTGACCCGTCTGTTGCTTGGCCTTAATTAAGCAGTCAGGGCTCCAGACTTCTCTCCCACCAACCCCTGTAGCCCCCCACCCATGCAGAGATGTCGCCCCCTGCTGTGATAGGAGGTGGACCCAGAGACCAGGGTTTGTCCTGACTGTAGGGCTAGGTGGGTCTGAAAGACAAATCTAATTTTCTACCCCACTTTACAAAGAGGGAAAGGGATTAGTGGAAGGAAGGGGGTTGGGTTGGAAGTAAGAGAGGTGCAGCCAAGTGGGGTTTGCGCATGAGTAGGTGGTGTGGGAAGTCGAGTTGGGGCTAGAATCCGGCTGGCAGAGGCGCCTAGAGGAAGGAAAGCCGGCCTGGCCCACGCCCAGCACACGGTGTTGGGAACAGACAAAGACCGGGCTGGTGGCATGCAGTGGCAGCCACTCGCCAATCTCTTTCAGGCGTGGCTAATAGTTGGAAGCAGTGCAGGGCAGAAACTGGGCTCCAAGCGGACTGCTGGTGGGCCTCCTGGAGGTGCACTGCCCTTTCCCTCGCCCCCAAAACACCGCGCCAAGACTACTCCAGCGTCCTGGCAGTCACAGCTTCCGAAACCACCTCGAAGCTGGACCCTGGGGTCGCGGGCGGACTCCGCGCGCCCCCTACTGGCCTCTCTTGGGTCGCGTCAGCACGCGGTCGCCGGGTCCCGATTCGGGGGAAACCCTATCGGGGAAACCTCGGGGCGTGACGTCATCCCTGGGTGACGTCACCCGGCCCCCGGGGAGTGCGGGGGTTCCCACCGAGGAGGCATCCCCGGCCCTGCGCGGGACGCGGATGCAGGCCGGGAGTCACCAAGGACCCTGGCGAGCCTCGCTGAGCCCTGTGTCTGCCCCGCAGGTCGCTCGCGGCCCCGGGTGAAGCAGGCCCGCGCCGGCCGGCGCCATGGGAAGGAGCGGGAACCACAGTTGCCCCTCGCCGGCATGTGCGCCTATTGAGCCCCGCCGCAGGCAGCCCCCGGCCGCAGGTCCCCGAGTGACACTGGCGGCACCTGGGAGCGTGGCGCGGCCCCGGGGCCACGCCGAGGAGCCCAGCGTCCAGTAGAGCCGCCGAGGACCTGCCGCTTGTGCCGCAGCCATGGTGATGTCCCAGGGCACCTACACGTTCCTCACTTGCTTCGCCGGCTTCTGGCTCATCTGGGGTCTCATCgtcctgctctgctgcttctgcagcttCCTGCGCCGCCGCCTCAAACGGCGCCAGGAGGAGCGACTAAGGGAGCAGAACTTgcgtgccctggagctggagccccTCGAGCTTGAGGGCAGCCTGGCTGGAAGTCCTCCCGGCCtggcgccgccgccgccaccgcacCGCAGCCGTCTGGAGGCGCCTGTGCACGCGCACTCGCACGTGCACGTGCACCCGCTGCTGCACCACGGGCCGGCGCCGCCGCACGCGCACCCGCACCCACACCATCACGCACTGCCGCACCCACCGCCGCCGCACCTCGCCGTGCCGCCCCGGCCCTGGAGCTATCCGCGCCAAGGTAAGGCTGCGTTTCGGCAGGCGAGCGCTCCCTGCCCATGCCGGAGGCGCCCCACCCTTAGCACCGGGAGAAGCgggctggggtggtggtggctgggCGAGGCTTCTGCCCCGGGCCGGCGGCTTCATCCTCACCAGCCCGCTTCCCGTTCCGCAGCGGAATCGGACATGTCTAAGCCGCCGTGCTACGAGGAGGCGGTGCTGATGGCCGAGCCGCCGCCTCCCTACAGCGAGGTGCTCACGGACACTCGCGGCCTCTACCGCAAGATCGTCACGCCCTTTCTGAGCCGCCGCGACAGCGCGGAGAAGCAGGAGCAGCCGCCTCCGAGTTACAAGCCTCTCTTCCTGGACCGGGGCTATACTTCGGCGCTGCATCTTCCCAGCGCCCCGCGGCCCGCCgcaccctgccctgccctctgtCTGCAGGCGGAACGCAGCCGCCGGGTTTTCCCCAGCTGGACCGACTCAGAGCTCAGCAGCCGAGAGCCCCTGGAGCACGGAGCTTGGCGTCTGCCGGTCTCCATCCCCTTGTTCGGGAGGACTACAGCCGTATAGAGGGGCGCCCGGCGTCCCGAGCCCCACGGGCGAACTCCTAGCCTGACTGCGAGGCTTTTTAAATGCTTCCCTTGGACtgcagggaggggtgggggggagggagggatttcTTACCCTGTTTGTTACATTTTGAGGATAATAAAGGTGTGTGATCTGCTTTGGTACAAGCGGAGGGGGATACCAGCTGCTTTAAGCACAAGGTGCTAGTGACCGGGCATGTGGACTTTAGGGAAAGTGCCCGAGTACTGGCCTTGAGAGCAGAGGGCTGGTGTTCGGAAACCAAAGGTTGTTTCTCAAGGGCTTAATGTTCCGTCTCCTCCTAACCTGTTTTTGTGCGCCCCCTGTAGCCTCGGAGGTGACAGGAGTTGGGAAGCTGGTCGTGAGGGCCGGCGCCCACGCCAGATCAACCCCTGGAGGCCCAGAGCAGCAGGCCCGAAGGGATCTGGATTTCTTTATTAACAGACATGAGCACGACCCATTACATAAGTTtgtgcttagaaaaaaaaaaaaagttaatgtgaAAAAGAACCCAAGCAGAGAGGAAAGAATTGGGGAGGGGCCACCCAAACCACTGGGTCCCATCAATAAGCCCTGACTTGAGTCATGCCTAGGACCTCCAGCCTGGGACCTGCCCGGCAGGAGAGGGCGGGAAGCCAAGGGGCCCCAGGTGGGTCTGATAATTCCTTCTGACCAAGCAGCGAGggtaaagagaaggggaagggtccCAGGGAGCCAGAGCCCACGAGCCATTTATTGCCATGTTTTAAATTTCGTGCAAAATATCTGAAGCCCTGGATAGAGAAtacaaagtgattttttttccaagaaacatAAAACTAGGAAAAGTGATGGGGGGAACATTTTCCCACCAGAACCCCCGACCCCCACCAGGTCCCAAACAAGGTGAGGCCTCCACCCTGGTCAGCTGAGCAGAAAGAACTAAGCTACAATCTGGTCTGGGCAGGAAGGGGGTGGAATCTGCAACATTGTTTCAACTACCAACGGGAGGAAAACCAGTCAATTGTACAAGTctatcaacttttaaaaaaaagagaaaagctgtAAAAGTCAGGCcctgtgggtaaggaagcagaCAGGTCCCCGGCCAGTGCCGGAATCCAGAGTGGGAGCCAGGCGGGGCTGCTGCTAATGCTGGCACTGCAAGCCGGCTGGCCAGAGGCCACTGCAGGTAGGCAGCCTTGGCGAGGGCAGCCAGGGGGCAGTCGCCGCTACTAATCACCACCCTCGAAGCCCTCTTCCTCTTCAGGAACTGGGTCTGCATCCCAGCAGGTGATGTCGATTTCTAGGATATattgagagaagagagaaggctgGGTAGATCCATCAGTGGTGCCACCCGCCCCCCAAC
Above is a window of Mus musculus strain C57BL/6J chromosome 13, GRCm38.p6 C57BL/6J DNA encoding:
- the Prr7 gene encoding proline-rich protein 7 isoform X1, giving the protein MVMSQGTYTFLTCFAGFWLIWGLIVLLCCFCSFLRRRLKRRQEERLREQNLRALELEPLELEGSLAGSPPGLAPPPPPHRSRLEAPVHAHSHVHVHPLLHHGPAPPHAHPHPHHHALPHPPPPHLAVPPRPWSYPRQAESDMSKPPCYEEAVLMAEPPPPYSEVLTDTRGLYRKIVTPFLSRRDSAEKQEQPPPSYKPLFLDRGYTSALHLPSAPRPAAPCPALCLQAERSRRVFPSWTDSELSSREPLEHGAWRLPVSIPLFGRTTAV